One stretch of Sulfuricystis multivorans DNA includes these proteins:
- a CDS encoding thioredoxin domain-containing protein yields the protein MNAPTSPRFNRLASETSPYLLQHATNPVDWLPWSAEALALARAEDKPILLSIGYSACHWCHVMAHESFEDDAVAAVMNRLFVNIKVDREERPDLDQIYQTAHQMLTGRPGGWPLTLFLTPEGTPFYGGTYFPKEARFGLPGFVELCERIGEIWRTRRHDIEAQNRELLAALHRRTPSPAIALDERPIAMLRNLLLGSFDRDYGGFGSAPKFPHPTDLAFLLHRKDDPPAQEAALFTLRRMAMGGIHDQLGGGFCRYSVDEFWEIPHFEKMLYDNAQLLGLYADAFTLSGEPYFREVAEGIVGWLLREMTNPDGAFYSSLDADSQGEEGKFYLWDRAEVAHLLTPEESALAGRHWGLDERPNFENRNWHLKIAQPLAAGEEALRDSARAKLFAARQQRVRPGCDDKILTSWNALAIAGLAHAARVLDRPEWLAHARRALDYLKTQHWQNGRLLATSRLGKAHLPAYLDDHAFLLAALLELQETDPRNEDIDFARQLADILLTHFEDQQNGGFFFTAHDHEALIQRSKSAHDNALPSGNGIAARALHELGELVGDAHYLAAARRTLQAFAAPMQAQPAGCATLIMALEAELAVNPPSCDGVNCSVPTAG from the coding sequence ATGAACGCCCCGACATCGCCCCGCTTCAACCGCCTCGCCAGCGAGACTTCGCCCTATTTGCTGCAGCATGCGACCAACCCGGTCGACTGGCTGCCGTGGAGCGCAGAAGCCCTGGCGCTGGCGCGCGCCGAGGACAAGCCGATTCTGCTGTCGATTGGTTATTCGGCCTGCCACTGGTGTCATGTGATGGCGCACGAATCCTTCGAGGACGATGCCGTCGCGGCGGTGATGAACCGGCTGTTCGTCAACATCAAGGTCGACCGTGAAGAGCGCCCCGATCTCGACCAGATCTACCAGACCGCCCACCAGATGCTCACCGGGCGCCCCGGCGGCTGGCCGCTGACGCTGTTTCTCACCCCGGAGGGCACCCCTTTCTACGGCGGCACTTACTTCCCGAAGGAGGCGCGTTTCGGCCTGCCCGGCTTCGTCGAGTTGTGCGAGCGCATCGGCGAGATCTGGCGGACGCGCCGGCATGACATCGAAGCGCAGAACCGCGAGCTGCTCGCCGCGCTGCACCGCCGCACCCCATCCCCCGCGATCGCGCTCGACGAGCGGCCGATCGCCATGCTGAGAAACCTGTTGCTCGGCAGCTTCGACCGTGACTATGGCGGTTTCGGCAGCGCGCCGAAATTCCCGCATCCGACCGATCTCGCCTTCCTGCTGCACCGCAAAGACGACCCGCCGGCGCAGGAGGCGGCGCTGTTTACGCTGCGTCGCATGGCGATGGGCGGCATTCACGACCAGTTGGGAGGCGGCTTCTGCCGCTACAGCGTCGATGAATTCTGGGAGATCCCGCACTTCGAGAAAATGCTCTATGACAACGCGCAGTTGCTCGGCCTGTACGCCGATGCCTTCACGCTGAGCGGCGAGCCGTATTTCCGGGAGGTGGCCGAAGGCATCGTCGGCTGGCTACTGCGCGAAATGACCAACCCCGACGGCGCCTTCTACTCGTCACTCGATGCCGATTCGCAAGGCGAGGAAGGCAAGTTCTACCTCTGGGATCGCGCCGAGGTCGCCCATCTGCTCACGCCCGAAGAGTCGGCGCTGGCGGGACGGCACTGGGGGCTCGATGAGCGGCCGAATTTCGAAAATCGCAACTGGCATCTGAAAATCGCCCAGCCGCTCGCGGCGGGCGAAGAAGCCTTGCGCGACAGCGCGCGCGCCAAGCTCTTCGCCGCGCGCCAACAGCGCGTCCGCCCTGGCTGCGACGACAAAATCTTGACCAGCTGGAATGCGCTGGCGATCGCCGGGCTCGCCCATGCGGCACGGGTGCTCGATCGGCCAGAATGGCTGGCACACGCGCGTCGGGCACTCGACTACCTGAAGACGCAGCATTGGCAAAACGGCCGGCTGCTCGCCACTTCACGCCTAGGCAAGGCGCATTTGCCCGCCTATCTCGACGATCACGCCTTTCTGCTCGCCGCCCTGCTCGAGCTTCAGGAAACCGATCCACGCAACGAGGACATCGATTTCGCACGGCAGCTCGCCGATATCTTGCTGACGCACTTCGAGGACCAGCAAAACGGTGGTTTCTTCTTCACCGCCCACGACCATGAAGCGCTGATCCAACGCTCGAAGAGCGCCCACGACAATGCCTTGCCTTCCGGCAATGGCATCGCGGCGCGCGCCTTGCACGAGCTCGGCGAACTCGTGGGCGACGCACATTACCTCGCTGCGGCACGGCGCACGCTGCAAGCCTTTGCCGCGCCCATGCAGGCGCAGCCGGCCGGCTGTGCGACGCTGATCATGGCGCTCGAAGCCGAGCTCGCCGTCAACCCGCCGTCCTGCGACGGCGTTAATTGCTCTGTGCCGACAGCTGGCTAA
- a CDS encoding sensor histidine kinase — MVRQTIRVAVLADKGIESAEAEWAYVFDWLRGRLPQLDFVLVALDHPGLRQAVHERSVDFVITNAGNYSELEHSDGLTRLVTLDSPLALSPTQAVGSAVIVRADAPLTELTDLQGKHVLAASPDAFCCFQIAARELKLAGVDPESDLGRLEFVGFPIQAIARAVRDGKADAGIVKTCLIEQMVERGEIAPGALRVLSPRQITGFPCQTSSRLYPDWPFAALADTAPRLAKAVTIALLEMPRSPSGSQWTIPAQYDSVDELFRDLGIGRYARLQQETLAALIQRHRVGIGVVAVLLFALIIHAVRVDYLVTRRTRELSEMHAEKERLAAAMRERQSELEHAGRMAILGGMASAIAHELKQPLAAIANYARGIDRRIATGRLEAEPLQNVCREIARQSSRAAQTIEKIREFAHKGGGSIQPVALEPLVKEAVDLFGIACPEAKVVWKGDSVRAGARVRADAIQIQQVVLNLLQNAIEAQTTHGNPGAPIEVSLTAEQHGYRVAVRDRGGGLDTQQRARLFEPFFTTKPAGLGLGLSLCKGIVESHGGTLELHDADVGVCASFWLPEEEHG; from the coding sequence ATGGTGCGCCAGACGATCCGCGTCGCGGTGCTCGCGGATAAGGGCATCGAGAGCGCCGAAGCGGAGTGGGCCTACGTTTTCGACTGGCTGCGAGGCCGTCTGCCGCAGCTCGATTTCGTCCTCGTCGCTCTCGATCACCCGGGACTGCGCCAGGCGGTGCATGAGCGCAGCGTCGATTTCGTGATCACCAATGCCGGCAATTACAGCGAGCTCGAACATAGCGACGGGCTGACGCGGCTGGTGACCTTGGATTCGCCGCTCGCGCTTTCACCGACGCAGGCCGTCGGCTCGGCGGTGATCGTGCGCGCGGATGCGCCACTTACCGAGCTGACCGATTTACAAGGCAAGCATGTCCTGGCCGCGAGCCCCGACGCGTTCTGCTGCTTTCAGATCGCGGCGCGCGAGCTGAAACTGGCCGGTGTCGATCCGGAAAGCGACCTGGGGCGCCTGGAGTTCGTCGGCTTCCCGATCCAGGCGATCGCGCGTGCGGTGCGCGACGGCAAGGCCGATGCCGGCATCGTCAAGACCTGCCTGATCGAGCAGATGGTCGAGCGTGGGGAAATCGCCCCGGGCGCGTTGCGCGTGCTCTCGCCGCGGCAGATCACCGGCTTTCCGTGTCAAACTTCGTCACGCCTGTATCCCGACTGGCCGTTCGCCGCGCTTGCCGATACCGCTCCTCGGCTGGCCAAGGCAGTGACGATCGCGTTGCTCGAGATGCCGCGCTCGCCGAGCGGCAGTCAATGGACGATCCCGGCGCAATATGACAGTGTCGATGAACTGTTCCGCGATCTCGGCATTGGCCGCTATGCGCGTTTGCAGCAGGAGACCCTGGCGGCGCTGATCCAGCGGCATCGCGTCGGCATCGGCGTGGTCGCCGTGCTGCTGTTTGCCCTCATCATCCATGCCGTGCGCGTCGATTATCTGGTCACGCGCCGCACCCGCGAGCTCAGCGAGATGCACGCGGAAAAAGAGCGTCTGGCCGCGGCGATGCGCGAACGCCAGAGCGAGCTTGAACATGCGGGACGCATGGCAATCCTCGGCGGCATGGCGAGCGCGATCGCCCACGAGCTGAAACAGCCGCTGGCGGCTATCGCCAATTATGCGCGCGGCATCGACCGGCGCATCGCCACCGGACGGCTGGAGGCGGAGCCTTTGCAGAACGTCTGCCGGGAAATCGCACGCCAGAGCAGTCGCGCGGCACAGACCATCGAGAAAATCCGCGAATTCGCCCACAAAGGGGGTGGCAGCATCCAGCCGGTGGCGCTGGAACCTCTCGTCAAGGAAGCCGTCGATCTGTTCGGAATCGCCTGCCCCGAGGCCAAAGTGGTCTGGAAAGGCGACAGCGTTCGTGCTGGAGCTCGGGTGCGGGCCGATGCGATCCAGATCCAGCAAGTGGTGCTCAATTTGTTGCAGAATGCCATCGAGGCCCAGACGACGCATGGCAATCCTGGTGCACCAATCGAAGTCTCGTTGACGGCCGAGCAGCATGGTTATCGCGTCGCGGTGCGCGACCGCGGCGGCGGGCTCGATACGCAACAGCGCGCCCGGCTGTTCGAACCGTTCTTTACCACCAAGCCGGCCGGTCTGGGGCTGGGCTTGTCGCTGTGCAAGGGGATCGTCGAGTCGCACGGTGGCACGCTGGAACTACATGACGCGGATGTCGGCGTGTGCGCCAGTTTCTGGTTGCCGGAGGAAGAACACGGATGA
- the ilvD gene encoding dihydroxy-acid dehydratase — MPVYRSHTTTHGRNMAGARALWRATGMKDDDFDKPIIAVVNSFTQFVPGHVHLKDMGQLVARQIEAAGGVAKEFNTIAIDDGIAMGHGGMLYSLPSRDLIADSVEYMVNAHCADAMVCISNCDKITPGMLMAALRLNIPTVFVSGGPMEAGKVRWHGERRMVDLIDAMIEAADPNNSDKEVAAMERSACPTCGSCSGMFTANSMNCLAEALGLALPGNGTLVATHADREKLFVKAGALIVELAKRYYEQDDLSVLPRSIASFEAFENAMSLDIAMGGSTNTVLHLLACAQEAGVNFTMADIDRLSRKVPNLCKVAPATQKYHMEDVHRAGGIMAILGELDRAGLIHRDSPTVLYSSMGEQIDLCDVRRNGDEKVHEFFRAAPGGVPTQLAFSQNRRYPTLDLDRENGCIRDIEHAYSKDGGLAVLFGNIAEKGCIVKTAGVDESILKFTGRARVCESQEEAVEKILGGQILPGDVVVIRYEGPKGGPGMQEMLYPTSYLKSMGLGKQCALLTDGRFSGGTSGLSIGHVSPEAAAGGAIALIEEGDTIEIDIPNRRIHLAIEDSALERRHAAMLAKGERAWKPAKRERAISNALKVYAAMATSADQGAVRDVAKLP, encoded by the coding sequence ATGCCCGTCTATCGTTCCCATACCACGACCCACGGTCGCAACATGGCCGGCGCGCGCGCGCTGTGGCGCGCCACCGGCATGAAGGATGATGACTTCGACAAGCCGATCATCGCCGTCGTCAATTCCTTCACCCAGTTCGTGCCGGGGCATGTGCATCTGAAGGACATGGGCCAACTGGTCGCCCGCCAGATCGAGGCAGCCGGGGGGGTGGCCAAGGAATTCAACACCATCGCGATCGACGATGGCATCGCGATGGGCCACGGCGGCATGCTCTACAGCTTGCCCAGCCGCGACCTGATCGCCGATTCGGTCGAATACATGGTCAATGCCCACTGCGCCGATGCGATGGTCTGCATCTCGAACTGCGACAAGATCACCCCAGGCATGCTGATGGCCGCCTTGCGCCTCAACATCCCGACCGTGTTCGTCTCCGGCGGGCCGATGGAGGCCGGCAAAGTGCGCTGGCATGGTGAGCGGCGCATGGTCGATCTGATCGACGCGATGATCGAAGCGGCCGACCCGAACAACTCCGACAAGGAGGTGGCGGCGATGGAACGCTCGGCCTGTCCGACCTGCGGCTCCTGCTCTGGGATGTTTACCGCCAACTCGATGAACTGTCTGGCGGAAGCCCTGGGCCTGGCGCTGCCCGGCAATGGCACGCTGGTGGCCACACATGCCGACCGCGAGAAACTGTTCGTCAAGGCAGGCGCCCTGATCGTCGAGCTCGCCAAGCGTTATTACGAACAGGATGATCTGAGCGTGCTGCCGCGTTCGATCGCCTCGTTCGAAGCCTTCGAGAACGCGATGAGCCTCGACATCGCGATGGGCGGCTCGACCAACACCGTGTTGCATCTGCTCGCTTGCGCGCAGGAAGCCGGGGTGAATTTCACGATGGCCGACATCGACCGGCTCTCGCGCAAGGTGCCGAACCTCTGCAAGGTTGCGCCCGCGACGCAGAAATACCACATGGAAGACGTGCATCGCGCCGGCGGCATCATGGCCATCCTCGGCGAGCTCGACCGCGCCGGCCTGATCCACCGCGACAGCCCGACGGTGCTCTACTCCTCGATGGGCGAGCAGATCGATCTGTGCGACGTGCGCCGCAATGGCGACGAAAAAGTGCATGAGTTCTTTCGTGCCGCGCCGGGCGGCGTGCCGACACAGCTCGCCTTCTCGCAGAACCGTCGTTACCCGACGCTCGATCTCGACCGCGAAAACGGCTGCATCCGCGACATCGAGCACGCCTACTCGAAAGACGGGGGGCTCGCGGTGCTGTTCGGCAACATTGCCGAGAAAGGCTGCATCGTCAAGACTGCTGGCGTCGATGAATCGATCCTCAAATTCACTGGCCGCGCCCGCGTCTGCGAATCGCAGGAGGAAGCGGTCGAGAAGATCCTGGGCGGACAAATCCTCCCCGGCGATGTCGTCGTCATCCGCTATGAAGGCCCGAAGGGCGGTCCCGGCATGCAGGAAATGCTCTACCCGACCTCATATCTGAAATCGATGGGATTGGGCAAACAATGCGCGTTGCTGACCGACGGCCGTTTCTCCGGCGGCACCTCGGGGCTGTCGATCGGCCACGTCTCACCGGAAGCCGCCGCCGGCGGGGCGATCGCGCTCATCGAAGAAGGCGATACGATCGAGATCGACATCCCGAACCGGCGCATCCATCTCGCCATCGAAGACTCGGCGCTGGAAAGACGGCACGCCGCGATGCTCGCGAAAGGGGAACGCGCCTGGAAGCCAGCGAAACGCGAACGCGCCATCTCGAACGCGCTCAAGGTCTATGCCGCGATGGCGACCTCGGCCGACCAAGGCGCCGTGCGCGACGTTGCGAAGCTGCCATGA
- a CDS encoding VOC family protein, translated as MSRPFRVLGIQQIAIGGTSKDRLRRLWVDMLGLAVTGNFVSERENVDEDICAIGSGAHKVEVDLMQPLDPEKKPAVHATPLNHVGLWVDDLPKAVEWLTAQGVRFAPGGIRKGAAGHDICFLHPKASEEFPIAGEGVLIELVQAPPEVISALS; from the coding sequence ATGAGCAGACCATTCAGGGTGCTGGGCATCCAGCAGATCGCCATCGGTGGGACGTCGAAGGATCGGCTGCGCCGGCTGTGGGTCGACATGCTCGGCCTTGCGGTGACCGGCAACTTCGTCTCCGAGCGCGAGAACGTCGATGAGGACATCTGCGCGATCGGCAGCGGCGCGCACAAGGTCGAAGTCGATTTGATGCAGCCGCTCGACCCGGAAAAGAAACCGGCCGTGCATGCCACACCGCTCAATCACGTCGGCCTGTGGGTCGACGACCTGCCCAAGGCCGTCGAATGGCTCACGGCGCAGGGCGTGCGTTTTGCGCCGGGCGGCATCCGCAAGGGCGCGGCCGGTCATGACATCTGCTTTTTGCACCCGAAGGCGAGCGAGGAGTTTCCGATCGCCGGCGAGGGCGTACTGATCGAGCTGGTGCAGGCGCCGCCGGAAGTGATCTCCGCGTTGTCATGA
- a CDS encoding response regulator transcription factor, whose product MNERDAVIYVVDDDAAMRDSLSFLLDAAGWRTHSFASAQEFFAAFERNRPGCLVLDVLMPLMGGLEVQRQLRAQDLCLPVIFLTAHGDLPMAVQAMKRGAIDFLEKPCKDHELLDAVGRAVRMSIQQCLSRSSIEAARRRLATLTAREREVVELLAAGECNKIIARKLAISDKTVQVHRQHAMEKLGVHSTAEIARLILLADSPAAQGQGSKAAATP is encoded by the coding sequence ATGAACGAACGGGATGCAGTGATCTATGTCGTCGATGACGATGCGGCGATGCGCGACTCGCTGAGCTTCCTGCTCGATGCGGCGGGCTGGCGCACGCACAGCTTCGCCTCGGCCCAAGAATTCTTCGCCGCCTTCGAGCGCAACCGGCCCGGCTGTCTGGTGCTCGATGTGCTGATGCCGCTGATGGGCGGGTTGGAAGTGCAGCGCCAGCTGCGTGCCCAGGACCTCTGCCTACCGGTGATTTTCTTGACCGCGCACGGCGACCTGCCGATGGCGGTGCAGGCGATGAAGCGCGGGGCGATCGATTTCCTCGAGAAACCCTGCAAGGATCACGAGCTGCTCGACGCCGTCGGACGCGCGGTGCGCATGAGTATCCAGCAGTGCTTGTCGCGTTCCAGCATCGAGGCGGCACGCAGACGGCTCGCCACCCTGACGGCGCGCGAGCGCGAAGTCGTCGAGCTGCTTGCGGCCGGCGAGTGCAACAAGATCATCGCCCGCAAGCTCGCGATCAGCGACAAGACCGTGCAGGTGCATCGCCAGCATGCGATGGAAAAGCTCGGCGTGCATTCCACCGCCGAGATCGCCCGGCTGATTCTGCTGGCGGATTCTCCGGCGGCGCAAGGGCAGGGAAGCAAAGCGGCAGCGACGCCGTGA
- a CDS encoding YeiH family protein, producing the protein MTTAKETGFVGKLPGALPGLALLIGTMVVIRLWVEPWMANAVVFGQKGWLIKVTHLNYILLGIIMGMLYRNVLFGGKLPEVFADGFRLSRLFIKTGIILLGSLYTVQAIVKLGALAIFLIGGFVVLSIVMVLWLGKLFGMERSMTGVMANACSICGVSAAVATAPAVEAKAAHVAYAIATILGFGILTMFISPFIGHALGLNDLQYGAWVGTGILNSGQVLAACLAFNPTVAPGTAVSVGEIWNIMRVISIPFAVFAVTVWYWAGHEQPQGQRKSLTTLLVEKFPVFVLGFLGMVLLTSIGAFGDAGIKGGPPASATIKMIRDWMQWIFGIGLVGMGGYIDFKELRQAGGTPLKVGLIVGVTKYVLALVVVLLIRDYLVEI; encoded by the coding sequence ATGACGACCGCAAAAGAAACGGGCTTCGTAGGTAAACTGCCCGGTGCGCTGCCCGGTTTGGCGCTGCTGATCGGCACGATGGTGGTGATCCGGCTCTGGGTCGAGCCGTGGATGGCCAACGCCGTGGTCTTCGGCCAGAAAGGCTGGCTGATCAAGGTCACGCACCTCAATTACATTCTGCTTGGCATCATCATGGGCATGCTTTACCGCAATGTGCTCTTCGGCGGCAAGCTGCCGGAAGTGTTTGCCGATGGTTTCAGGCTGTCGCGCCTGTTCATCAAGACTGGCATCATCTTGCTCGGCTCGCTCTACACCGTGCAGGCCATCGTCAAGCTCGGTGCGCTGGCGATCTTCCTGATCGGCGGCTTCGTCGTGCTGTCGATCGTGATGGTGTTGTGGCTCGGCAAGCTTTTCGGCATGGAGCGTTCGATGACCGGCGTGATGGCCAATGCCTGTTCGATCTGCGGTGTGTCCGCGGCGGTCGCTACCGCGCCGGCGGTCGAAGCCAAGGCCGCCCACGTCGCCTATGCGATCGCCACCATTCTCGGCTTTGGCATCCTGACGATGTTCATCAGCCCTTTCATCGGCCATGCGCTGGGGCTCAACGACCTGCAATACGGCGCCTGGGTCGGCACCGGGATCCTCAATTCCGGTCAGGTGCTCGCCGCGTGCCTCGCGTTCAACCCGACCGTCGCCCCCGGTACTGCCGTCTCCGTCGGCGAAATCTGGAACATCATGCGCGTGATCTCGATCCCCTTCGCCGTATTCGCCGTCACCGTCTGGTACTGGGCCGGCCATGAGCAGCCGCAGGGACAACGCAAGTCGCTCACCACCCTGCTGGTCGAAAAATTCCCGGTGTTCGTGCTCGGCTTCCTCGGCATGGTGCTGCTCACCAGTATCGGTGCCTTCGGTGATGCCGGTATCAAGGGTGGGCCGCCGGCTTCTGCGACGATCAAGATGATTCGCGACTGGATGCAGTGGATCTTCGGTATCGGCCTGGTCGGCATGGGCGGTTACATCGACTTCAAGGAGCTCCGCCAAGCCGGCGGCACGCCGCTCAAGGTCGGCCTGATCGTCGGCGTCACCAAGTATGTGCTCGCGCTGGTCGTGGTGCTGTTGATCCGCGACTATCTCGTCGAAATTTGA
- a CDS encoding universal stress protein — protein sequence MSARLPIAVAVDGSPASDAPLAEALRLAQADNRPLLGVFVLDTGWADYIGNDWQSAAGARQGFLDYIRGQLESQAEAARTQFAAVTRDLPSAHFRVIPGEPLEELCALIARGEAEILVVGPQAFQICGRPSVKTLARDLARRASSLHIV from the coding sequence ATGAGTGCGAGGCTGCCGATCGCGGTCGCCGTCGATGGCTCGCCGGCCAGCGATGCCCCGCTCGCGGAGGCGTTGCGGCTGGCGCAGGCCGACAACCGGCCGCTGCTCGGCGTGTTCGTGCTCGACACCGGCTGGGCGGACTACATCGGCAACGACTGGCAGTCCGCCGCCGGCGCGCGCCAAGGCTTCCTCGACTACATCCGCGGCCAACTCGAAAGTCAGGCCGAGGCTGCCCGCACGCAGTTCGCGGCGGTCACGCGCGACCTCCCTTCCGCACACTTCAGGGTCATTCCAGGCGAGCCGCTAGAGGAACTCTGCGCACTGATCGCGCGCGGTGAGGCTGAGATTCTGGTCGTGGGCCCGCAAGCCTTTCAAATTTGCGGGCGGCCGAGCGTCAAGACGCTGGCACGCGATCTGGCGCGTCGGGCTTCCTCGTTGCACATCGTCTGA
- the lgt gene encoding prolipoprotein diacylglyceryl transferase, whose product MLIHPQFDPVALKLGPLAVRWYGLMYLVAFLAFLWLGKRRVQSQPWHGLTPRDIDDLLFYGVLGVVIGGRLGQVLFYEPAYYFAHPLEIFAVWKGGMSFHGGFLGVLVAVGLYAKRHGLGFWQLTDFIAPLVPIGLMLGRIGNFINGELWGRPASAELPWAMVFPHVDTLPRHPSQLYQAFAEGLLLWMLLWWFSSTQRPRMQVSAVFLMGYGVARWCGEYFREPDHGIFGLSYVVSMGQWLSLPMIVVGVVLFVRGKT is encoded by the coding sequence ATGCTCATCCACCCGCAGTTCGATCCCGTCGCACTCAAGCTTGGCCCGCTCGCCGTGCGCTGGTATGGCTTGATGTATCTCGTCGCCTTCCTCGCCTTCCTTTGGCTGGGCAAGCGGCGTGTGCAAAGTCAGCCGTGGCATGGCCTAACCCCGCGCGACATCGACGATTTGCTCTTCTACGGCGTGCTCGGTGTCGTCATCGGCGGCCGGCTCGGCCAGGTGTTGTTCTACGAGCCAGCCTACTACTTCGCGCATCCGCTGGAAATCTTTGCGGTCTGGAAGGGCGGCATGAGCTTCCACGGCGGCTTCCTCGGCGTGCTCGTCGCCGTCGGGCTCTATGCAAAACGACATGGCCTGGGCTTCTGGCAGCTCACCGACTTCATCGCGCCGCTGGTGCCGATCGGGCTCATGCTCGGGCGCATCGGCAACTTCATCAACGGCGAGCTGTGGGGCCGTCCCGCCAGCGCCGAATTACCGTGGGCGATGGTTTTCCCGCACGTCGATACGCTGCCGCGCCACCCTTCGCAGCTCTATCAGGCTTTCGCCGAGGGGCTGCTGCTGTGGATGCTGCTGTGGTGGTTTTCGTCGACACAACGACCGCGCATGCAGGTATCAGCCGTGTTCCTGATGGGCTATGGCGTGGCGCGCTGGTGTGGGGAGTATTTCCGCGAGCCGGATCATGGCATTTTTGGCCTCTCCTACGTCGTCAGCATGGGACAATGGCTCTCATTGCCGATGATCGTCGTCGGCGTCGTTTTGTTCGTCAGAGGGAAAACATGA
- a CDS encoding branched-chain amino acid ABC transporter substrate-binding protein: MNTAVKVLSLSVATALALLGCGKKEEAPKPAALAAAPAPAAPLPVTIKIGHVGPLTGGIAHLGKDNENGARLALDEANAAGIKLGGAPAKFELIAEDDQADPKVGNTVAQKLVDAKVVGVVGHLNSGTTIPASAIYNQAGIPMISGSATNPALTEQGFKNVFRVVGRDDQQGPAVANYLIAVAKPKLAAVIDDATAYGEGLANEVEKTLKEAGVKVLPREKGTDKTSDWKAVLTKLKGKKPDVVFYGGMDATGGPLLKQARELKINATFAFGDGACTDKMAELAGTAAEGLICSQAGIPVQAAGKKFLDAYKAKFGIDPILYSPFTYDAAWLLIEAMKKADSADPAKYLPALQSIQHDGASGHIEFDEKGDRKDAEMTIFTMKDGKVTPLAIIKGGKSLTLDEYAALSAAK, encoded by the coding sequence ATGAACACAGCCGTCAAAGTCCTCTCCCTTTCCGTCGCCACGGCCCTGGCGTTGCTGGGCTGCGGCAAGAAGGAAGAAGCGCCGAAGCCTGCCGCGCTGGCCGCAGCGCCCGCCCCTGCCGCACCTTTGCCGGTGACCATCAAGATCGGTCACGTCGGTCCGCTCACCGGTGGCATCGCCCACCTCGGCAAGGACAACGAAAACGGCGCGCGTCTGGCGCTCGACGAAGCGAACGCCGCCGGCATCAAGCTCGGCGGCGCGCCGGCGAAGTTCGAGCTCATCGCCGAGGACGACCAGGCCGACCCGAAGGTCGGCAACACCGTCGCCCAGAAACTCGTCGATGCCAAGGTCGTCGGTGTCGTCGGCCACCTCAATTCCGGCACGACGATTCCCGCCTCGGCGATCTACAACCAGGCCGGCATCCCGATGATCTCGGGTTCCGCGACCAATCCGGCGCTCACCGAGCAGGGCTTCAAGAACGTCTTCCGTGTCGTCGGCCGCGACGACCAGCAAGGCCCGGCCGTGGCCAATTATCTGATCGCGGTCGCAAAACCGAAGCTTGCCGCGGTGATCGACGATGCCACCGCCTACGGCGAGGGGCTGGCCAACGAAGTCGAGAAGACCTTGAAAGAAGCCGGCGTCAAGGTGCTGCCGCGCGAGAAGGGCACCGACAAGACCTCCGACTGGAAAGCGGTGCTGACCAAGCTCAAGGGCAAGAAGCCCGATGTCGTGTTCTACGGTGGCATGGACGCCACTGGCGGCCCGTTGCTCAAGCAGGCGCGCGAGCTGAAGATCAATGCTACGTTCGCCTTCGGCGACGGCGCCTGCACCGACAAGATGGCCGAACTCGCCGGCACCGCCGCCGAAGGCCTGATCTGCTCGCAGGCCGGCATCCCGGTCCAGGCGGCAGGCAAGAAGTTCCTCGACGCCTATAAGGCAAAGTTCGGCATCGACCCGATCCTCTATTCGCCCTTCACTTATGACGCGGCCTGGCTGTTGATCGAGGCGATGAAAAAGGCCGATTCCGCCGATCCGGCCAAGTATCTGCCGGCGCTGCAGTCGATCCAGCATGACGGCGCCTCCGGCCACATCGAGTTCGACGAGAAGGGCGATCGCAAGGATGCGGAGATGACCATCTTCACGATGAAGGACGGCAAGGTCACCCCGCTGGCGATCATCAAGGGCGGCAAATCGCTGACGCTCGACGAATACGCCGCGCTCTCCGCCGCGAAGTAA
- a CDS encoding c-type cytochrome, producing the protein MKQIKLIASALIAAGVVVSAPAFASAGLDLAKKSNCMSCHMVDKKLVGPAYQDVAKKYAGQKDAEAKLFEKVKKGGKGVWGEVPMPPNSAVKDEDIKTLVKWVLDGAK; encoded by the coding sequence ATGAAACAGATCAAACTGATCGCCTCCGCCCTGATCGCCGCCGGCGTGGTCGTCTCCGCTCCCGCCTTTGCCTCTGCCGGCCTCGATTTGGCCAAGAAGAGCAACTGCATGTCCTGCCACATGGTCGACAAGAAGCTGGTCGGCCCGGCCTATCAGGATGTGGCCAAGAAATATGCCGGCCAGAAGGACGCCGAGGCCAAGCTCTTCGAGAAGGTCAAGAAGGGTGGCAAGGGTGTCTGGGGCGAAGTGCCGATGCCGCCCAACTCCGCCGTCAAGGACGAGGACATCAAGACCCTGGTCAAGTGGGTCCTCGATGGCGCAAAGTAA